In the Choloepus didactylus isolate mChoDid1 chromosome 3, mChoDid1.pri, whole genome shotgun sequence genome, GGAAGTGGAAATAGAGCGGGCCATGCATTTTCTTTTGAATGTTTTATACAGCTTTCAATATCCAGTGTTAAATGTCTCAGCAACATTCTTTCAGGTTTGGCAAACTATCTAAACAGGGTCTTATAGATCTGCCAgggttttttttatgttttatttttcttggtggGCTATAATGAAATGCAATGAGGGCAACACAGTGGGTATACCTGTCTTCCTTATGGAAGGAATGACTCATGCAAAATCACTTAATTACCATCATATCAGAGCAAAAGATTGGgctgaaaatattcaaatgccTTAGGTCGAAACAGTTTAAATAACATAGAAGGCCCACAGACAAATAATAATGATACCTTACGTTCCTGTAATGGACTCTAAAGTTCATGAATGCTTACACTTATATGCTAATGACCCTTTTAAGAGTGACCAAAGATCCATTAAGCAAGTTCTGTCCATTTTAGTGTCAAGAAACAACCAGGTATGTTAGCTAGTTTCCAAAAAGGCCCCGAGTGAATCGTGCCTTCCATTATTCAGCCCCCTGCAGGGCCCCCTCCCACACTAAATCTGGGCTGATCctgttgaaagaataaaatgtggAAGTAGTTTCTCTGTGTAACACTTGCAGCTTCTGCCTTTGTTTCCGGGACACCTGCTCTGGGCAAAGCCAACAACCACATAAGAAGTACAACCAAAGACCTGAGTCAGCCATGCCCAAGTTGGCCCCATGGTAGAGccccaaaaagagagaaagaatgatgcAAGCCGGCCCCTAGGTGTTGTATCATCCTACCTGAGGCTCCAACCATGTGATTAAAGAAGACTTCTTGGACATCCAGACTTGTGGAGATGCCAGATGGCGCCAACCCTACCTGCCATCTGACTACAATTGGGTGAGATTGAGTCCTGCTCAGCTAAACCCAAACCAACCACAGACCCATGAGAGGTAATAAAGTCTTGTTTTAAACCACTCCATTTTTGGGTGGTTTGCTATGTTGTCATACATAAATGAAACACCTCATCTACTTCCCTCAGCATTCTCCCCCTACCAAAAACATTACTAAATGAGATATTTGCTGAATATCTGCTATGTGCAAAGCACTGAGTGAGCCATTGGTTTCCATAATTAGTAGCGTGACTTCACTGGGGTAACAAACTGCCCACTAGGGCCTTAGACAAATGATTAGACAACAAATGTCCAGCGTGGTAGATGTGAGGAAGAAGTTCTGGGCTCTGGTCCAGATCCTGCCATTAATTAGTTGCATGAGCTCACCCAATGGCTtgacttctctgggcctcttGTCTTCTCTTCCATAAAACAAGAAGATTGGCTTAAAATACTTCTAAGATCCCTTTCAATTCTACTAACTGACTATACTGTGATAGTTTTTTCCTCAGGTTATTGGGTGAGTCATCAAAAACATGGGATTCTTTTTATAATACACACACTCACCCTCATTTATGTATAGGAGAAATTCAGAAGGATACAAACCACAATGTTGACAGTATTATCTCCGAATAatggtattatttttctttgtgtgaaCTTGAAGGCTCTGGTTACTATATGATAGACAGCTATTCCTTGGGTGACAAAAAGCCatggattttatttgttttcaagaGAAGGTATAGAAAAGAAACTAGAAGCTAAGGTGTAAACAGACTTAAGtctttgtatttgttttctatttctgtgtaaCAAATTGCCTTGTTACTATTaaacaaatttagtggcttaaaccaagccacatttattttcttagtttccaGGGAGCACAGGAGTCCAGGCATTTCTTAGCTGTGTCCTTGGTTTCAGTCTCAACAAGCTGCACCCAAGGAATGGGCCAGTCTACTTTCTTGACTTGATATCAGGGTCCTCCTTCAAGCTCACTTGGTGGTTGGAAAAATTTAGTTCTTTGGACTAAATGTCTAATTTCTTGCAGGATGTTGCAGGAGGGTCTGCTCTCAGCTATTACAGGCACCACAGTCCTTGTCACACGGTTGCCTTACGGGACTTCTATGACATAGCAACTCACTTCTTCAAAGCCATTAGGAGAGTCTCTCCCAAGTCTGCCAAGTCAGACCCTTATATAATATCAGGTAGTCTCAGTAGTGACTATCCCATCACCTTTGCTTTACTTAACTGAGAGAGGCACTATCCCATCTGATTTAGAAGCCTTACCTATTTTCAAGGGGTGGGGATTATATAGGTTATATACACCAGGGGCTGGGGATCTTGGGGTCCATCATAGAATTCTGCCCATTGTGGTCTCTTTGCTGATAGTTATTTTATGTTCCTGATCTCATTTTGCCCTCTTCATGATCTAGGCTTTCTCATGGAAAGATATTTTGGAGGAAGTGTTTTCCTTTACATTGAAGGACAGTGAAGTTAGGTGGTTAAGAATGCTAGCTCTGAAGATAGACTTCCCAGGGAAAACGATTTGCCTTTACGTTTTACTAGCCAAATGACTTTGGAGAAGTGACTTAAGATATCTGTGCATTGGTTTCCCCAACCATAAAACAAGGTTAGTCATAGTACTTATCTGATAGGATTAGTGTGACGATTAAATGAGACCCTACACACCTAGCTTTTAGTAAACACTCAAACAACATCTGTTGTTATCCCTTTACCCACTATGGAAGACTATATGAACTGACTGGAACTAGAAGTCAGAAGGGGTTACTTTCCAACAGTAGAAGAGTGTTTATGGAATTATGATTGCGCATACTTACTTTTTCCATTATCCATATGTTACTCATAGAATCTCTGTGAAGAAGGcagtattatttttgttttgcagaaAAGTACTGGAAGTGCAGAAAATGTTAAGTATAGTGCCCAAAGTCTATGAAAGAGGCTTTAAGTCCAGGTGTTCAGAATCCAAGGCCAATGTTCTTCCAAGTGTGCCAACATGAAAAAGTGGCACACTTACGTAGTACACTTATGGTCCATGGGGATGGGGGGAAGCTAGGGGAATACAGTTAGAGGtacaggaaatacaaatttcAAAAGCCAGTTTGgacagcaacccagtagccttgaatcttgaagatgattgtataacaacgtagcttacaaggggtgacagtgtgattacaaaagtcttgtggatcacactccctttatccagcatatggatggatgagtagaaaactggggacaaaaactaaatgaaaaataaggtgggaggaggggatgatttggatgctctctttttttacttgtattttttattcttctttttactttttctggtctaaggaaaatgttcaaaaaatagattggggtgatgcatgcacaactatataatagtactgtgagcagttgactgtacaccatggatgattgtatgatatgtgaatatatcacaataaaactgaattaaaaaaaaaaaaaaagccagattgGAGATGTAATGGGTTTCCTTGGAGGGAAAGGAATTTCACATATGTGCAATATCTGGGAAGAGGTTGTATAGTATAGCATAGTGGAAAGGGCTCAGGCATTAGAATGATTCATTTAGTTAATAAATAATTGAAATGCCTATTTCAGCATTGCACTATTTGCTGGGTATACTATGGTGAACAAAATCATGGGGTTTGGCTTGATCCTTTCATGAAGTTTGTGGGGCTTAAATTAGACAACATATTGTGAAATGTCTACCAGTGCCTGAACACGGAGAAGGTGCTCCCAGGAGCTTGTCCAGATCACGAGGCTGGGATATGGTGGAGAGGTTTTCTCATCAAATGGACAAGTGGACTAGAGCCACCATTAATCTGCAAACTTGTGCCTCCCAGCCAGCAGCACTGAACACTGAGCTGGGGTCAGGGGTTTGCTGTCAAGAGGAAGAGACATTGGTGTACGTGATGGTCAAGCTCATGTGTTAACTTGGTTAGGTTACGGGGTTCAGGTATTTGTTAAAGTAGGCTCTGGCCTGATTGTTGCTAGGAGGGTACCTCATTGATTTAAATCATTATTCAGTTGTTTGCCTCTATGGCTGACTGCAGCTCCAATCtgcaaaggagattgcctttagcaatgaggaTCAGTTGAAAGCTTTCAAGGGAGAGCTGATGATTTCTGCAGTCAggaagaagaatttccatctctacttcagtcagccagcttgtcctggggatttcatcaaaattgtcATTGGAGTTTCAACTTGCAGCCTTCCCTACAGAATTAGGACTTGCCAATTCCCACTGTCATGTGGTCAATTTCTTTAAGAAATCTCATATACTTATGTAAGTATACATCTCGTCAgctctttttctctggagaaccttgactaatacagggCACTAGCTCTAAGTGCAATACTTATCACAATAGAGATACAACATCCTGTGACATTAGTAAGATGGAGCAGTGCATTCGTATCTGTGGGAACCAGAAAGGTTTCATGAAGGTGGACTTTGATATTGATTAATTAATACTATTTTGATAACCCAATGagccaaaataaaaatagtttaatacttggtaacaattttatattccattgtatttagcACGTATTATGTGTCAGTCAATGAAATAGACTCATCCCCTACTGTCTCCTTTAACTGTAAGAATTATAATAACCCTGTGGGTTGGTGGGTTTAGCCATACAAAATacagagagaataaaatatttaggcaAGGTCTCTTGTCTTAGTTTGCATGCCCTAGAAGCAAAGATGAAAACGGAAATTCTTATtttcttgggaaagttatttactGAGAATGGATAAGACATTGAGGGATCCAGGACAAGGTAGAGGAAGAAACTAAGCAAAAACGTGGTTTCAGGAGATGACTAGTTTCGAAAGGAGCTTCAGAGGGTGAGATATACTGCAGGGTTTGTCCTGACCGGAAGCAAGAAGGCTGGCTGATACCCACACAACCTTCACTTCCCAGCCTGTGTCAATCGTTGGCCACATGCTACTCCAAGGAAAGGGGGGCACAGGATGGGTATCATGTCCCAGGCATGCCCAAGCCAGGCAACTGTTGTCAACTAAGTGCAATTCTCCAGGAAACAGTTTCAGGGTGGGCCATCAGTAGCCAACCCCTGGAGCAGCTGGAGGATGTGGACGCTGTCCTCGCAAATTTGGGCACCAATAGCAGCTGCCACAGTCACACTTCTGGGAAaggagatgaggaaacaaagacacaTGGCTGCCTTCTATCTGGCTCAAAACCCGTCTTGGCCTTTCAAGGTCCTAAATGTTCTGAAACACTAAGCCTCATATCCACTGAGTTAATAGTTTTGCCTATTGAATTTCTCCAAAAACAGAGTCACCTAAGTATCAGCCCATttatacagaagaggaaattaaggttCTAAGAGGGTGAACCTAAGACCCCATGGCCAAAAATTGGTAAAGCCAGGATTCACACCCAGGTATCTGGGTTTATCTGCGAACCAAGGCCATTTTATGGATCAAAATACCTAAGTCAAACAACTGTATTAATAAGCTttgctttagttttctcttcttgtttgcCATTGGAGAGCTCGGTTGTGTTACTCTGGCCTTTAGCTCAGGCTCAGGCTTCCCAAATAAACTTCTGCCAGTAGGAGCATGTAATATCCTGTGCTTTTTTATATCAAGTCCCAGCTGTTGTTTGCTTGAAGGTGATCCAGCCTCCATCTATTGGTCCAATCTCACATCCTGGATGTCCATAAGTTCCTTTACAGTTTCTACCTAACAGACAAACACCTTCACTTTACCTTTTCCTGCTTTTACCCATAACTGGATGGACTGGAAGGTAGTGAAACTTAGCAGGAAGAGCAAGGGAATTAGAGAGAAAATTCCAGCCATAGCAAGCCATTGTTCGGTCACTGTGGGCAAGTCCTTTAACCTCTGTGTGTGAGTTTCCACCACTGTAAAATCTGTATACCATTTCCTACTTCTTAGGGCTGTTATGTGGGTTAGAAAGAGCATATTTAAAATACCAAGCACATAGTGACTGCTCAGTAAATGATAACTAGTTTTATGTCACAGACATACCTTCCCAGGAAACAAACACACATGGTGCCTGCTCGGTAAGCTTCCAAACCTTCCATCGTGGACAGCAGATTGACCCACAGTGGCTCCTTTACATAGTCTATCCAGTTGGCATGGCCAGCAGATAAGTCACTTCTTGCCTGCATCTCCCTACCTCCAACCCCCACTCCTTCAGTGCTCTCTTGGTTCCTCAAGCCATCATTGTCCTGAAAGCCCAGCTTTGGGTACTTCATTGCCTGCCATGCCCCAACTCCAGGACtactcctccaagaagccttccatGCAAAGAGCAGGGTCCTTGGGGGCCATACTTTAAGTGATCTGGGTCCTAGCTCTGCCATGTTACTTCAGGGAAGGTGCTTCATCTCTTGCTGTTTCTGAGAAATGTAGTTTTGGGAGGGGTCTCTGCCATCCCTGACCTTCTGTTTGTGATGGTTCATGCCAACAGTCTCCCATCTCCAAAAGCTCTTCTTCTAGAATTGGTatacttctcctttctttcttctagaAAAACCTCCTTGTGTGCAGGATCATTTCttatacctcagtttcctcctctataatgGGGCTAGTTGATTCCTCCCAGTGGTGTTGTTAAGTATCAAAGTACTGAGTAAAGCACCTGACCTAGTCAACGCAGTTCAAATGTCTTTTCCCCAGCCCTTCTAGCCCTTCAACTCGGAACAAACAGTTAATGACTATTagtttcttttgcattttctttttatacttctgAGGGCTTAATATCATGCAAAGCACAGTAGGAGCTCACGAGACACAATTTTAATGAATAGTCTGCATCTTAAAGGTGCCTCTCACTCCACTCCACCCCTATGAGCAGTGGCATGCTGGGCATCGGGCCCTTCTACTCTACCCCTCCCTTCAGCTGAGTAACAGTCTCCTGGGATAGGAAGAGCAAGGCACCCCGTGCACAGAAGCACATTATCAGTTTTGCTAAACTAGCAAATTTTCAGGCTGAGAGCTGATAAGCAAATTGTGTTCGCAGGATTTCAGCAGGATCTGATGcccaggaagaagggagggagtaGGGCTGGCCTGACTCAGGAGCATCAAGTGCAGAAAATATTCCAACTAGAATAGCCGGCCCTGCTCCTGCTAAACTGCCCTCAGTTGCCTCTCCGGAAGGACTCCACCCAGAGGCCCCCAGTCTGTCCCTGGGCCTGGACCAATCGAGGCAGGGACCCCAGGCCCTCCAGCTGGAATCCTTCTCCTTGTTAACAGAATTGGTATTAGGCATGTTCAGACGGAACTGGTGTCCATAGGTCTGGAGTGATGGTTTCTTACCCCTTCCTTATGGATGGCTGAGGTTGTGGATGAACACACATAGCCACTAGGGTCCTACAGCCCCTGCTCATGGTACACTCTCCCCTTAGTCAAGACTCTCTAACCCCAAATTAGTAATTATTGAATTTACACTTACTGATCATTTTACTCCAGACCACCTCTACCAGCAACTGTGCCAGCTCCAGCAGCTAGCTCAGGTCTCCAGCCTGGGACCCCTACCTCCTGCTGTCCTACCCTCCACCTTGAGTCACAATAATCCATGCTGCAACCACACCATTGCTACTGAGGCTCGGCCGTTAATGGGCATTTTGCAAAGAGCATCCTCTTGAATGAGAAGATTCACATTGGTGTTTCCATTCCAAATTCCTAGGCGGCCTTGGACACTTGatttaacctttctgggcctctcATTTCTCAGCTGATCACGTCAAAAGCAAGACTCAATTATGCGCTGAATAAAGAAACACTATGCAGTCTGTAAAGTGCCATGTCAATGGGAAGCCTGCTATAAACTCCTCTGTCCTGTTCCGTGGGGAGTTGGTTGTCAATAAGTTTCTCGAGAGGAGGGTACAGGCTCTGTGGCCTGTGTACCTCGTGGCATGGGGCATGGGTCACACTATGGTCAAGCCTGGCCAAAGCTGCAGAAACATAAATGAGGTAACTCCCTTCCCTCTTAGAGCTGCTGAGGAAGATGAAGGCTCTTTCTTGTTCCTTCCCTCTGGCTCAAGCATGCTTCTTGAGATGGAGGAAGTAAGTCACAAAGAAGTGGCCCCTTGTTCAGGCCTTTCCTTATGAGTCCAAGAAAAGTtgagtaggaaaagaaaaaaaacaaaaaacctgagtTTTGGTTCTAAGTAAACAAGGAATGGCCTCCAAGTCCTGACTTTTATCGtcaatgtgactttgggcaagtttatGTTCTCTGGGCCTATTTCCTCTCTGAGGACCAAAAATCTACCTCCTGGGGTTGCTTGGGGAAATTTAAATGTATTCTTATTTGTCGGAGACAGACAATCATGTCAGTTGCTCTCTTCTTCCTATAAACTATGTCAGGAAGTAGgtttattttgcttattcataTTTTCTGCTTTACTGTAATGAGTATATTTTGCTttcataattagaaaaagcatccagtttctttaattttgcaaaattaaagtgaagaatgcaggagaaaactgaggctcagaggggcttATGGGACCACCCCAACAACCCAGCTGCTCACGGGCTGAGTTGAAACTGAAATTGCAACCTCTCTCCTCTCCGGCTTCCTCATAGGCCACCCTCCACTTTGCCCTGTTCTCTTTCAATTTCAACCCTAGGGAATTTAAATTCTCATTCATCTTCAGGACTCTTAAGTTCAGAGTTGATTTTTAAACATGCACATTTTTATGTCTCAATGCAAATGGATTCTATGTCTGCAAATGTACATTGATCTCTCAAGAAACAGACAGTCTCCCGGTCTAAGCAAAAGGCTACCCCTTTGTCACATTTTTACAAAATCTGCAGGATGGGGACACATATAGATTTTGCAATTCCTGTTTTCTGTTCTGAGTGACGTTCAGAAAGTCCATGGCACATGGGGCAAAGTACACAGATCATGGAGAAGGCCTTCAGGGGTttatcacctttatgtagtttggCTATTGCTGAGGTGAGGAGCTGCAAATACTCTCTGGGACAAAGATGAAGCACAGGGAGTCTTCTTGCTAGTTATTTAATCCTTCCCCACCCCAAATACTGCTTGTCCATTATGATTTTACAAGGGGTTAAAATCAACACTCAGGAAAACGTGCTGACTTCGGGAATGGGCCAAATTTTCACCTCCAAGAATACAGGGTATCTCAGTGAACAGAAAAGTTACCatgcaaggaaaaaataaatatgatgacCATGTCaagacattaaaaattaaaagagcaatacagaaaggagagggaggagagagaagcatAAGAGcaatgaaaaacatcttttttcctttttttttttcctttttgcaatAAGAGCAACTCAGCTATTTTGAGTTGGGGGAATGTTaattacatcaaaaaaaaaaaaaaaaaaaaaagacagggtctccagaaaaatcttttttttctttttttggcaggGAAATATTTTAGTTCCTTCATATAGAGACATATTACACAATGTTAACAACCttgaaaaacaatacaaaatgccctcaatttaacaagtagaaaaATATAACTAGTATATATGGCATTGTGAATCTAATACTGTACAGAAGTAATTTATGgattttacaaataaattatagcttaaatgtccttttaaaattccttttccatCCCCCCAGATGTACACGATAACTTACAATAGGAAAAGTTCAGAGCTTAGCTTATTGCCAATCAGTGCCACTCAAATGTCCTGCCGACCAGCTGAAAGAATTTCTTATTTGGCTCATGAAAATATTCATGCAGTTTACTGAGCAGCTTGGGATCGACGTGGGGGTGCGCCCGGCCTTTGGACTCGTGTAAGCAGCGGTCCCGGCCGCCGTCCCGCAGGCAGTAGAAGCCCTTGGTTTTGTTAAAATAGAAGTTCGAGGCGTTGATCTGCGGCGACAGCTTCAGGAACCGCTCGACCTTCTGGATCTCCGGGAAGGGGTCCCTGATGAGCTGGTCGCCGTCGACGATGTGGATGCGGCGCAGCGGGAAGAAGCGCAGCCAGTTCTGCAGGTGCACGTGGTAGAGGCTGCGGTTGAGCGCCTTGTAGTCCACGTTGAGGCGGCCGTCGCGCACCAGGAACTCCTCGATGGACGGGTACGGCTTGCGCTTCTGCATGTGGTTGTAGAACACCTGGGTGTAGTCTGACAGCACGCGCTCCGACGGGTCTCGCAGGATGAGCAGCAGCCGGATGGCCGGGTTCATGCTGTGCACGCGCTCAGGCACTTTGGGCGACGTGAAGTACGCGGGGGTCTTTTCCACCGTGAGCTGATGCGGGTAGGAGAAGGGCATCTGGCTGAGGTACCAGCCCAGCCCCTGGCTGTAGTGCTCCTCCCAGTCGAAGAAGTGCACCTCGTTCTCAGCGGCCGCCACGTCGGGGTGCAGGCTGAGCATCTCCAGCAGCGCGCGCGTGCCGCCCTTGCGCACGCCGATGATGATGGTCTGCGGCAGCTGCCGCACGGAGCCGTTGGGGGCCGGGCCGTCTCTGAGGTCGTCCTGGAGGGTCGTCGCTTTCTGCAAAAGCTCCTGCTGGCCCGGCTGCCCAGAGGCTTCGGCCCCAGGA is a window encoding:
- the HS3ST1 gene encoding heparan sulfate glucosamine 3-O-sulfotransferase 1; the protein is MATLLLGAVLLMAQPQLVPSRPAVPGAEASGQPGQQELLQKATTLQDDLRDGPAPNGSVRQLPQTIIIGVRKGGTRALLEMLSLHPDVAAAENEVHFFDWEEHYSQGLGWYLSQMPFSYPHQLTVEKTPAYFTSPKVPERVHSMNPAIRLLLILRDPSERVLSDYTQVFYNHMQKRKPYPSIEEFLVRDGRLNVDYKALNRSLYHVHLQNWLRFFPLRRIHIVDGDQLIRDPFPEIQKVERFLKLSPQINASNFYFNKTKGFYCLRDGGRDRCLHESKGRAHPHVDPKLLSKLHEYFHEPNKKFFQLVGRTFEWH